The Chloracidobacterium sp. genome window below encodes:
- a CDS encoding SpoIIE family protein phosphatase yields the protein MTALLLTPLGVSKLAAWNWRAAWKSPQVWTAWMTLLAFGVLALCSSKVYSPPILRLPKAEARARAERLLERLRPPDLADQPLAAYQVSLRCQPHPIDQAHWESAFLAPDNSHLYRLTLTGRGEFRFFAVYRRMPAAETAARSGELERSTALAVWRAFLLAEAGIAPPPTTEVPPVVRESPFPGRGRDYIRRWKTGHAQWPFVEVVFEGQTLQSLGLTQAEAPRPVEPNAVGRRFLVGLLALALWLPWLIVFGRGVLQGAMGSRTVFVTAVVIAASFLLLPSASMLTVAAPFAWQEPVITEEEFIGSLDTTDRVLLLLLGLVMFGAAALGVWAMSFVSLAVTESYDWKRQRQLLGDVYRLARRGWLPPEQVVRLWVGGLALALWVLAVEAVVEWQCGRPVLPWHDFSAWSQEFALGYWPGREIMVKCFTDVWIITVWLLPLAAFARDRLRDASAALAVGLGVGLIGLPIFANTGVTVIGYLLLLGGLLWTLFMYGWPTVVFGCALIGGLSPILWSLRFPYGFEPVFLIGGAAAAAPAALAWRRPPSRRTRNEAFDLAPRYVRDRLRLERWREDLDVRWLIHCNLLPPSGFRDAQRRVAAEYAHLPEQGREWFLILPLTEHRVGLAIGEVSGEGLEASLLMAAALAAIKSKAARHSTCPARVVERLNEFLSPRLQRLNAQVRLLYGIADVQAGTFTYCNAGYVPPVALKPEHDGGVRRPADLPYVLNPPLQSLTGGCWRSDTAYLERGSYLVLTSDWVGELCGLAPDAEATARRTAALLATFGELPAQEFPAAVVGQGRERLQQLLGAPLKAPNAEITVVCVEF from the coding sequence ATGACGGCTCTGCTGCTGACACCGCTCGGCGTCTCGAAGCTGGCGGCTTGGAACTGGAGAGCAGCGTGGAAGTCTCCACAGGTGTGGACGGCTTGGATGACGTTGCTTGCCTTCGGCGTCCTCGCGCTGTGCAGCAGCAAAGTGTACTCGCCGCCTATACTGCGCTTACCCAAAGCGGAAGCGCGGGCGCGGGCTGAACGTCTCTTGGAACGTCTGCGTCCGCCGGACTTGGCTGACCAACCGCTGGCGGCTTACCAAGTGAGCCTGCGCTGTCAGCCTCACCCAATTGACCAAGCCCACTGGGAGTCGGCTTTTCTTGCGCCGGACAACAGTCATCTCTATCGGCTGACGCTGACTGGCCGAGGAGAGTTTCGATTCTTCGCGGTGTATCGGCGCATGCCAGCGGCGGAAACGGCGGCTCGTTCTGGTGAGCTCGAACGCTCTACGGCACTTGCGGTATGGCGGGCGTTTCTTCTAGCCGAAGCCGGGATCGCCCCGCCACCGACCACGGAAGTCCCTCCTGTGGTTCGCGAAAGCCCGTTTCCGGGACGTGGTCGCGACTACATTCGCCGTTGGAAAACTGGCCATGCGCAGTGGCCCTTCGTCGAGGTGGTTTTTGAAGGGCAAACCTTACAATCATTGGGGCTGACTCAGGCTGAAGCGCCGCGTCCGGTTGAACCCAACGCCGTCGGTAGGCGGTTTCTTGTCGGATTGTTGGCTCTAGCTCTGTGGCTGCCATGGCTCATTGTGTTTGGGCGCGGCGTTTTGCAAGGGGCGATGGGATCACGCACCGTTTTCGTCACTGCCGTCGTGATCGCCGCGTCATTTCTACTTTTGCCAAGCGCCTCCATGCTAACCGTCGCCGCGCCTTTCGCTTGGCAGGAGCCCGTGATTACAGAGGAAGAGTTTATAGGGTCATTAGACACGACTGACCGAGTGCTGCTGCTCCTGTTGGGTTTGGTGATGTTTGGCGCGGCGGCGCTGGGCGTCTGGGCGATGAGCTTTGTTTCTCTAGCGGTGACGGAGTCGTATGACTGGAAGCGGCAGCGTCAACTACTAGGGGATGTGTATCGGTTGGCGCGACGTGGATGGCTGCCGCCAGAGCAGGTCGTGCGGTTGTGGGTTGGTGGATTGGCCTTAGCACTGTGGGTGTTGGCAGTTGAAGCCGTTGTTGAGTGGCAGTGTGGCCGTCCAGTCCTGCCTTGGCACGATTTTTCAGCTTGGTCGCAGGAGTTTGCCCTCGGATACTGGCCGGGTCGGGAAATCATGGTGAAGTGTTTCACTGACGTCTGGATCATCACCGTTTGGCTTCTACCACTGGCGGCGTTTGCCCGTGACCGACTTCGGGATGCTTCCGCTGCACTGGCGGTTGGGCTAGGTGTCGGACTGATTGGATTGCCCATTTTCGCCAATACTGGGGTGACAGTGATTGGTTATCTGCTCTTGCTTGGCGGGCTACTCTGGACATTATTCATGTATGGTTGGCCGACGGTGGTTTTCGGCTGTGCACTGATCGGTGGTCTGTCACCGATCCTGTGGTCGCTCCGCTTTCCCTATGGCTTCGAGCCGGTGTTCCTCATTGGCGGCGCAGCGGCGGCGGCGCCAGCAGCGCTTGCTTGGCGGCGACCACCGTCACGTCGCACACGCAACGAAGCGTTCGATCTGGCACCGCGTTACGTACGGGATCGGCTCCGGCTCGAACGGTGGCGCGAAGACTTAGACGTGCGCTGGCTTATTCACTGCAATCTGCTTCCGCCGTCTGGTTTTCGGGATGCGCAGCGGCGCGTGGCGGCGGAATACGCGCATCTGCCGGAGCAAGGGCGGGAGTGGTTTCTCATCTTGCCGTTGACAGAGCACCGTGTCGGCCTAGCTATCGGGGAAGTCAGTGGAGAAGGACTAGAGGCGTCGTTGCTGATGGCGGCTGCGCTGGCGGCCATCAAATCCAAGGCTGCGCGCCATTCGACCTGTCCAGCGCGGGTTGTTGAGCGCCTCAACGAGTTTCTGTCGCCGCGTCTGCAACGCCTAAATGCGCAGGTGCGGTTACTGTACGGCATCGCCGACGTGCAGGCTGGGACGTTTACGTACTGCAATGCCGGTTATGTTCCACCGGTAGCGCTCAAGCCGGAACATGACGGCGGCGTTCGCCGACCGGCCGACCTGCCATATGTGCTTAATCCACCGCTGCAAAGTCTCACCGGCGGCTGCTGGCGCAGCGACACCGCCTACCTTGAACGGGGCAGTTACCTAGTCCTCACCAGCGATTGGGTTGGGGAGTTGTGTGGTTTAGCTCCCGACGCTGAGGCGACGGCTCGGCGAACGGCGGCGTTGTTGGCGACCTTCGGCGAGCTTCCGGCGCAGGAATTCCCGGCCGCCGTTGTTGGCCAGGGACGCGAGCGCTTACAGCAGCTTCTCGGTGCGCCGCTCAAAGCGCCGAATGCTGAAATTACAGTTGTGTGCGTTGAGTTTTGA
- the rlmN gene encoding 23S rRNA (adenine(2503)-C(2))-methyltransferase RlmN, with amino-acid sequence MRSTRETLSGIDWLGLTSREFAAYVAERGLPAYRGRQIFHALHRRLVTSVEDIHELPQSLRLALAAELNLAPLRLVQVFDATDGTRRYLFTVRDGHAIETVWIPDGRRVTLCLSSQAGCPMMCAFCATGTLGLQRNLTAGEIVAQVLYVLREAGRRPEPAQAANVNLVLMGMGEPLLNYEQVMQALRVLADPQGLHIVPRRVTLSTVGIVPKIAALGCEPDRPRLAVSLTAPTDELRARLMPVNLTYPLEALRQVCLEFPLRAGERITFEYVLLDGVNDSEAEARALLRWLSPLRAREAAKVNLIPHNPAPGIPFRPSPPERIAQFQAVLRAKGLPTYIRRPRGRDIFAACGMLAAAGLSAS; translated from the coding sequence ATGCGATCTACGCGGGAAACATTATCCGGGATCGATTGGTTGGGGCTGACCAGCCGGGAATTCGCCGCGTATGTCGCGGAACGCGGGCTGCCAGCTTACCGCGGGCGACAAATCTTTCACGCGCTACACCGGCGACTTGTCACGTCGGTTGAGGACATCCACGAGCTGCCGCAAAGCCTGCGTTTGGCGTTGGCTGCGGAGTTGAACCTTGCGCCCCTGCGTCTGGTACAGGTTTTTGATGCGACCGACGGGACGCGGCGCTACTTGTTCACCGTTCGCGACGGCCACGCCATTGAGACCGTCTGGATTCCCGACGGGCGGCGAGTCACGCTCTGTCTTTCGTCTCAGGCCGGCTGTCCGATGATGTGCGCGTTTTGTGCGACAGGGACATTGGGGCTGCAACGCAACCTCACGGCCGGCGAAATCGTCGCCCAGGTTCTTTATGTACTCCGCGAGGCTGGTCGGCGACCCGAGCCAGCACAGGCGGCGAATGTCAACCTCGTGCTCATGGGGATGGGTGAACCGCTGCTCAACTACGAGCAAGTCATGCAGGCGCTCCGCGTGCTGGCTGATCCGCAAGGTCTGCATATCGTTCCTCGCCGGGTGACGCTCTCAACGGTGGGGATTGTTCCTAAGATCGCTGCCCTGGGCTGTGAGCCAGATCGTCCCCGTTTGGCGGTTTCTCTGACGGCTCCGACTGACGAACTGCGTGCTCGATTGATGCCGGTCAACCTCACCTACCCGTTGGAGGCCCTGCGTCAGGTCTGCTTAGAGTTTCCCCTGCGCGCGGGAGAACGCATTACGTTTGAATATGTTTTGCTGGACGGTGTCAATGACAGTGAGGCCGAAGCGCGCGCCTTGCTGCGCTGGCTATCGCCGTTGCGCGCCCGCGAAGCGGCGAAGGTCAACTTGATTCCGCATAATCCAGCGCCGGGTATACCGTTTCGTCCGTCCCCGCCGGAGCGCATCGCACAGTTTCAGGCGGTGTTGCGCGCTAAGGGACTTCCAACCTACATTCGTCGGCCGCGCGGACGTGATATCTTCGCCGCCTGCGGCATGCTGGCCGCCGCTGGGCTGTCGGCGTCATGA
- a CDS encoding diguanylate cyclase, protein MSLSRRLGDAPLAVAFFDDERFRLLTSVGYEEYARETLEATLTERLATIQADRLTPVSRSALPSFPFATQDVPTLLIRRFTLDYLLCGALLVEYAQAVNLEQALDGRELGWAFLLRESGWRARLTEAETQLAELGRQLEATRHAVERLTELGEQAIRDREKFIANVDYELRAPLTTVLGYCEMLQDASYGALTDAQREFVRHIEAGGQALLHIVDDLMRLVRLERGGDVLDIREFSVARMFQSLQASFAPIAQRRQVTLEVTLDPACEMLVGDELRLYEAFSQLLDDALRFIPRGGIIRLTGELRRISNNIQNLVVTLQDNTTGIVAEQRLATYRSLTHNGAAGLPLRGVALGLSVTHRILQLHGATLTVEGDTTRGCRLTFQLPHRVAPLPAEAPQVVIVDTEVESSHLLRNILEGEGFKAQLVAASSHDTPATLHASYFEQLTRLPDVVLINAALGPVDGYELCRLIKQTEATRYLPVLMLTASPETTEKLRGLEVGATEVLTKPVNRKELIMRVKALIAQKREFEAMLRAYHSAKHRAITDGLTGLFNHAYFMEKLARKAELAQRTGQALSIIMLDVDRFKHFNDTNGHEAGNELLKDLARLMERCFRRSDLLARYGGEEFVVLLPNTPKSQAAILAERLRRRVAEYPFVGRESQPGGQLTISLGVAAMPSDTDDHKQLLELADRALYRAKQHGRNRVCIVEAEATGRPRPSGFWQVPNPPEAGPPPLPSA, encoded by the coding sequence TTGAGCTTATCGCGTCGGTTGGGGGACGCGCCGCTGGCGGTCGCCTTCTTTGACGACGAGCGCTTTCGGCTGCTGACCTCGGTCGGTTATGAGGAGTATGCGCGCGAAACCCTCGAAGCAACGCTGACCGAACGGTTGGCGACAATTCAGGCGGATCGGCTAACGCCGGTTTCGCGCAGCGCCTTACCCAGTTTTCCGTTTGCGACGCAAGATGTTCCCACACTGCTGATCCGGCGGTTCACGCTTGATTATCTGCTGTGCGGGGCGTTGTTGGTTGAGTATGCGCAGGCGGTCAATCTCGAGCAGGCGCTGGACGGCCGCGAACTGGGCTGGGCCTTTTTGCTTCGTGAGAGCGGTTGGCGCGCTCGCTTGACGGAAGCTGAAACCCAGCTTGCCGAACTAGGCCGCCAGCTGGAGGCGACTCGCCATGCGGTGGAGCGCCTGACGGAACTGGGTGAACAAGCAATCCGCGACCGTGAAAAGTTTATCGCCAACGTTGATTATGAACTGCGTGCCCCGCTGACGACGGTTCTCGGCTACTGCGAAATGCTGCAGGACGCTTCGTATGGAGCGCTGACCGATGCGCAGCGCGAGTTTGTGCGTCATATTGAAGCTGGCGGGCAAGCGTTGCTGCACATCGTGGATGATCTGATGCGCCTGGTGCGGCTTGAACGCGGCGGCGACGTATTAGACATTCGGGAGTTTTCGGTGGCGCGAATGTTCCAATCGCTCCAAGCGTCCTTTGCGCCAATCGCGCAACGGCGGCAAGTGACGTTGGAAGTGACGCTGGACCCGGCCTGTGAGATGCTTGTCGGCGACGAGTTGCGCTTGTACGAAGCGTTTTCTCAGTTGCTTGATGACGCGCTGCGCTTCATCCCGCGCGGCGGGATCATTCGGCTGACCGGTGAACTACGCCGCATTTCCAACAATATCCAGAATCTCGTGGTGACGCTTCAGGATAACACGACTGGCATCGTCGCTGAGCAACGTCTGGCGACCTATCGCAGCCTGACCCACAACGGTGCCGCCGGGCTGCCTCTGCGGGGCGTCGCGTTGGGCTTGAGCGTCACACACCGGATTCTCCAACTCCACGGCGCGACCCTCACAGTGGAAGGCGATACAACGCGCGGTTGTCGGTTGACCTTTCAGCTACCGCATCGCGTCGCTCCATTACCGGCCGAAGCTCCGCAAGTGGTGATTGTTGACACCGAGGTTGAAAGCAGCCATCTGTTGCGTAACATCTTGGAAGGCGAAGGCTTCAAGGCGCAGCTTGTTGCGGCGTCCAGCCACGACACCCCTGCAACGCTGCACGCTAGCTACTTCGAGCAACTCACTCGCTTACCGGATGTTGTCTTGATTAACGCCGCCCTCGGGCCGGTGGATGGCTACGAGTTGTGCCGTCTCATCAAGCAAACCGAAGCGACCCGGTATTTGCCGGTGTTGATGTTGACGGCTTCGCCAGAAACGACCGAGAAACTACGTGGTCTTGAAGTAGGAGCAACCGAGGTTTTGACCAAGCCGGTCAACCGCAAGGAACTCATCATGCGCGTCAAGGCGCTGATTGCCCAGAAACGCGAATTTGAGGCGATGCTGCGCGCCTACCACAGCGCCAAGCACCGCGCCATCACTGACGGCCTAACGGGACTCTTCAACCACGCCTACTTTATGGAAAAGCTGGCCCGGAAAGCGGAGTTGGCGCAACGTACAGGGCAGGCGCTTTCCATCATCATGCTTGATGTGGATCGCTTCAAGCACTTCAATGACACCAACGGTCACGAAGCGGGTAATGAGTTGCTCAAGGACTTGGCGCGCTTGATGGAGCGTTGTTTCCGGCGCAGCGACCTGCTGGCGCGTTACGGCGGCGAGGAATTCGTAGTGCTGCTGCCGAACACTCCGAAAAGCCAAGCAGCAATTTTGGCCGAGCGTCTGCGCCGGCGTGTAGCCGAATATCCTTTCGTTGGACGTGAATCGCAACCGGGCGGACAACTCACCATCAGTCTGGGCGTAGCAGCGATGCCGTCCGATACCGACGACCACAAGCAACTTCTTGAACTCGCCGACCGTGCGCTTTACCGCGCCAAGCAGCATGGCCGCAACCGCGTCTGCATTGTCGAGGCCGAAGCGACCGGACGCCCGCGCCCCAGCGGTTTCTGGCAAGTCCCCAACCCGCCGGAAGCCGGGCCGCCGCCCCTGCCGTCGGCCTAA
- a CDS encoding (deoxy)nucleoside triphosphate pyrophosphohydrolase has protein sequence MAEGLQPTTTLVAAAVCVDGPRVLLTQRPAGGRFADQWEFPGGKLHWGEEPEAGLRRELEEELGVEITVGRPLHVIHYALDAHQAFAVVFYWARIIGGTISLRAVQDARWLQPAEMDDLAILPPNRPVVARLRQWAAHPDGLRPQFD, from the coding sequence ATGGCGGAAGGTTTACAACCGACAACGACACTGGTAGCGGCGGCCGTATGCGTGGACGGCCCGCGCGTCCTGCTGACGCAGCGGCCGGCTGGAGGGCGATTCGCCGACCAGTGGGAATTTCCGGGCGGGAAGCTTCACTGGGGCGAAGAGCCGGAAGCCGGGCTGCGCCGCGAACTAGAGGAAGAACTAGGCGTTGAGATTACCGTAGGTCGCCCGCTGCACGTCATCCACTATGCGCTGGATGCGCACCAAGCCTTCGCCGTGGTGTTTTACTGGGCGCGAATTATCGGCGGCACCATCTCCTTGCGCGCCGTTCAGGACGCGCGCTGGCTACAGCCGGCTGAAATGGATGACTTGGCGATTTTGCCGCCAAATCGCCCGGTCGTTGCGCGACTGCGTCAGTGGGCGGCGCATCCTGACGGGTTACGTCCGCAGTTTGATTGA
- the prfA gene encoding peptide chain release factor 1: MFDKLAALEEKYDALTAQLSDPEVVSDAARYAKLAKQHSELAEVVEKFREYKAVEANLVGARELLNETDDPDLAALAREEIASLEKQREACHLDLERLLTPKDPNDGKNVILEIRAGTGGNEASLFAAELMRMYLRYAEQQGWRVQMLDESLSEVGGLKEGIVLIEGTGVYSRLKHESGVHRVQRVPATESAGRIHTSTVTVAVLPEAEEVDIEIDPKDVRIDTFCSSGPGGQSVNTTYSAVRLTHLPTGIVVSIQDEKSQIKNREKAFRILRARLLDLERQKQHEAIAGERRAQVGTGERSEKIRTYNFKENRVTDHRIGLTLHQLDSVLEGELDDLLDPLVAHFQALKMQSEVAA; this comes from the coding sequence ATGTTCGACAAACTAGCCGCTCTGGAAGAAAAATACGACGCGCTGACGGCGCAACTGAGCGATCCCGAAGTTGTTTCAGACGCTGCGCGTTACGCCAAACTGGCCAAGCAGCACAGCGAGTTGGCGGAAGTCGTTGAAAAGTTTCGTGAATATAAGGCTGTCGAAGCCAATCTCGTGGGGGCGCGCGAACTTTTGAATGAAACGGACGACCCCGACCTGGCGGCGTTGGCGCGCGAAGAAATCGCGTCGCTCGAAAAACAGCGGGAAGCGTGCCACCTTGACCTAGAACGGCTGCTGACGCCCAAGGATCCCAATGACGGGAAAAATGTCATCCTAGAGATTCGCGCTGGAACGGGCGGCAATGAAGCGTCGCTGTTTGCCGCTGAGCTGATGCGAATGTACTTGCGCTATGCCGAACAACAGGGCTGGCGGGTGCAGATGCTCGATGAATCGCTGTCGGAAGTTGGCGGCTTGAAGGAAGGCATTGTGTTGATTGAGGGAACGGGGGTGTACTCCCGCCTCAAGCATGAGTCGGGCGTCCACCGCGTCCAGCGCGTACCGGCGACGGAGTCCGCCGGCCGCATCCACACCTCGACGGTGACGGTGGCGGTTTTGCCCGAGGCGGAAGAGGTGGACATCGAGATTGACCCGAAGGACGTACGGATTGACACCTTTTGTTCATCCGGTCCCGGCGGCCAGTCGGTCAACACAACGTATTCAGCCGTCCGGCTGACGCACTTGCCGACCGGCATTGTGGTTTCGATACAGGATGAGAAGTCGCAGATCAAAAACCGCGAGAAGGCGTTTCGGATTCTGCGCGCCCGTCTGCTTGACTTGGAGCGCCAAAAGCAGCACGAAGCCATCGCCGGGGAACGGCGGGCGCAAGTGGGAACAGGTGAACGCAGCGAGAAAATTCGCACCTACAACTTTAAGGAAAATCGCGTTACGGATCACCGCATCGGGCTGACGCTGCATCAACTGGACTCCGTGCTGGAGGGTGAGCTGGACGACCTGCTTGATCCGCTGGTCGCTCACTTTCAGGCGCTCAAAATGCAATCTGAAGTCGCCGCCTAA
- a CDS encoding glycosyltransferase family 2 protein, which translates to MFDAAERPDSTPELSVVIPMHNEESSVEKLYERLCAVLEAHYPSFEIIFVDDASCDQTYQRLTDIAASDSRVTVIKLKRNFGQTPALAAGFDYARGEIIVSMDGDLQHDPADLPALVEPIYAGYDLASGWRRKRVDNLVLRRIPSRVANWLMAKLSGVKLHDFGTTFKAYRRDTIKRIRLYGELHRFIPALASWNGARIIEVPIKNVNREDGRSHYGLSRTFRVLFDLVTVRFLLKYVTRPLHFFGMPGLLALFIGLGIWVVLTAKKLLVGGDVFTVHAPWMMMGMLLILAGIQLFSTGLVAELLARTYFESQGQPIYTVEKVVHYPSARPPASATALRD; encoded by the coding sequence ATGTTTGACGCTGCAGAGCGCCCAGACTCGACGCCGGAACTCTCTGTGGTCATCCCGATGCACAACGAAGAAAGCAGCGTTGAAAAGCTGTACGAGCGGTTGTGCGCCGTCCTTGAGGCTCATTACCCATCCTTTGAAATCATCTTCGTGGATGACGCCAGCTGTGACCAGACCTACCAGCGGTTGACCGACATCGCCGCCAGTGACTCACGGGTGACGGTCATCAAACTCAAGCGTAACTTCGGCCAGACGCCGGCCTTGGCCGCCGGATTCGATTACGCCCGTGGCGAGATCATTGTCTCAATGGACGGCGATTTGCAGCACGATCCAGCTGACTTACCCGCCTTGGTGGAGCCGATCTACGCCGGCTACGATCTTGCGAGCGGCTGGCGGCGCAAGCGGGTGGACAATCTCGTGCTGCGGCGCATTCCGTCGCGCGTCGCCAACTGGTTGATGGCCAAGCTGTCGGGCGTCAAACTCCACGATTTCGGAACGACTTTCAAGGCCTACCGGCGCGATACCATCAAACGCATTCGGTTGTATGGTGAGTTGCACCGCTTCATCCCAGCGCTTGCCAGTTGGAACGGAGCGCGGATCATTGAGGTCCCCATCAAAAACGTCAACCGCGAGGACGGGCGATCACACTACGGTCTGTCGCGGACCTTTCGCGTACTGTTTGATCTCGTCACCGTGCGTTTTTTGCTCAAGTATGTCACCCGTCCACTGCACTTTTTCGGCATGCCAGGCCTGCTGGCGCTGTTTATTGGCCTCGGCATTTGGGTTGTCCTGACGGCCAAGAAGCTCTTAGTCGGCGGGGATGTTTTTACGGTGCATGCGCCGTGGATGATGATGGGCATGCTGTTGATTCTGGCGGGGATTCAGCTCTTCTCGACCGGTCTGGTGGCGGAGTTGCTGGCGCGCACCTACTTTGAGTCGCAGGGGCAGCCGATTTACACCGTGGAAAAGGTGGTTCACTATCCGTCCGCGCGTCCGCCGGCCTCTGCGACGGCTTTACGCGATTAA